Part of the Yersinia hibernica genome, GACGCCCTGAATACCGAAGGCCTGTTGGAAGATGTTGGCGAAATCACCCAGCGATGACACCACCAAACCAGCACCAGCACCTAAAATCACAAAACCCATGATGGTTTTTACGGTGCCTTTAATGCACTCGGTGACCGGTTTTTTCTGTGCAATCAAACCGATTAAAGCTATCAGACCGACCAGCACCGCCGGTTCGGAAAGAACATCGCTCATTAAAAAACGAAAGAAATCCATGCCAGCCTCCAGTTACAAAGCGCCTAATTCGGTTAATGCCACAGACAAACGCTCTTTCATGGCTTTCTTATCAACCATATTGTCTAACGCAACAATTTTGCCGCCGACGGCTTGAGCAACGAGTTGCTCAGCAATATCTTTAGTGCCAACGAAAATGTCACTTGGCGTCCCTTTGGCTGAACCCAGGTCAACATGGTCTACTTCGGCACTGACGGCCAACTCTTTCAGAATGTTTTTGATGCTGATTTCCATCATGAGGCTGGTGCCTAAGCCGTTGCCGCAAACTACTGTAATTTTCATTTTCTTTCCCCTTAAAATTATTATCCGAACCTAATGTGGTGATTAATAACGTGCAATAACGGATAAAATATCCTGCTGCGTTTTAGCATTAAGTAAGGCTTGTACATCATTATCGTTATCGAACAACTGTGCGAGTTGAGAAATAACCTCAATGTGGCTAGTGCTGTCTGTCGCCGCTAACACTATGAGTAGTTTTACTGGGTCGTTACCCTCAGCATTGAAAGTCACACCCTCAGTGATGATGGTCAAGGCCAGAGAGAGTTTATTCGCCCCCTCTTCCGGGCGGGCATGCGGCATGGCAATTCCTGGCCCGACCACGTAATACGGGCCGATGGCCTCATGGGAGCGATAAATTGCCTCGACATAACCGGCTTCAATGGAACCATTATCAATAAGTGGCTGACATGAAATCGCGATGGCGTCACGCCAATCTTTTGCGTGATTGACCACCTGAATGACGTCTGGCGTTAACAATGTTTTTAACATGATATTTATGACTCCCAATGACTGTTAACAGGAGAGTAGATATTTATCACGGTCATTAATGTGATGAACATCCCAATTGATAGCGCTACCTGATAGCGCTATCAAATTTTGTGATAGCGCTATCATTTGTCGCACCATGGGCTTTGGCTATCGCCAGATAAGCCATATACAATGCAGTATATTGTCGAGGGCCAATGCGGGAATGGCTTGACCAGACAAGAAATTTTAATCAGGCAGGAATCAGCATGGAAAAAACACGCAAGCGCCGTAATACCGGGCGGGTCACTCTATCGGATGTGGCGAATTACGCCGGGGTAGGGTCGATGACTGTTTCCAGAGCGCTGCGAACGCCGGAGCAGGTTTCAGATAAATTACGTGAGAAAATAGAGCAAGCGGTTGAAACTCTGGGCTATATTCCTAACCGTGCTGCCGGAGCATTGGCCTCCGGTCATAGTGATATTGTTGCCGTCCTGATCCCATCACTCACGGACAAAGCCAGTTCGCAATTTATGCAGGCACTGCAACAGATTTTGAACAAAAATGAGTTTCAGTTATTACTGGGTTGCCATGAATATAATCAGCGCAAAGAAGCCGAGATATTGATGACCTTGCTGCAAAGCAGCCCCGCAGCGGTAGTGATATTCGGCTCACAACTGGCGGACAAAACCTATCAACTGCTTGAGCGGGCAAATATCCCCACAGTCAACGTGGTTGGCTCCTATTTTAAAGCGGCAAAAATCACCCTTGAGGCGGCTTTCTTTGAGTCAGCCTATGAACTGAGCCGCCATTTGCTCGCGCGCGGCTACCATAATATTGGGTTTATTGGCGCACATATGGATAACCGTCTGCAGCGCCAGCAACTGAATGGCTGGCACAAAGCTATGCTCAAGCATTATAAAAATGGTGACCAGACCGTCACAACACCGGAGAGTGCCAGTTTGCAGTTTGGTCGTTATGCACTGACAGAAATCCTCCAGCGCCAGCCCGAATTAGATGCAGTGATATGCAGCCATGAAGATATTGCCCTCGGGGTATTATTTGAGTGCCAGCGGCGGTTGTTGAAAATCCCCAGCGGCATTGCCGTGGCCTGTTTAGATGGCTCTGACAGTTGCGACCAAACCCATCCAACCTTGACTTCTATGCGGATTGATTACAAAAAAATGGGGAAAGAAGCCGGTAAGATGCTGATTAATATGCTGGATAATGACGACGATGGCGAAGAGCAAGAGCCGTTGAGCCAGAGTTTTAGCTATAAGTTCGAACTACGGCAAAGCACCTGAGCGCGTTAGTCAAAGAGATAACCAAACAAAAACGCCAGCACGAAGCTGGCGTTTATTCTTAGCAACTTAACCTGAAGATTAAGAGGCGTCAGCTTGCGCTGATTGAATGGCGGTCAGCGCGACAGTATAGACAATATCGTCAACCAGCGCACCACGGGACAAGTCGTTAACCGGCTTGCGCATGCCTTGCAGCATCGGCCCGATAGAGATAAGGTCGGCAGAGCGCTGCACCGCTTTATAGGTAGTGTTACCGGTGTTCAAGTCTGGGAAGATGAACACGGTCGCTTTACCTGCAACTGGTGAGTTAGGCGCTTTGGATTGCGCCACATCAGCCATGATTGCCGCATCATACTGCAACGGGCCATCGATGATCAGATCTGGGCGTTTTTCCTGTGCCAGGCGGGTTGCTTCGCGAACTTTTTCGACATCACTACCCGCACCAGAATTCCCGGTGGAGTAAGAAATCATCGCCACACGCGGTTCAATACCGAATGCCGCCGCAGAATCAGCAGACTGGATAGCAATTTCGGACAGTTGCTCAGCCGTTGGGTCTGGGTTAATCGCGCAGTCACCGTAAACCAGCACCTGGTCAGGCAGCAGCATGAAGAACACAGAAGACACCAATGAGCTGCCCGGTGCCGTTTTGATCAGCTGTAATGGTGGGCGGATTGTATTCGCGGTGGTATGAACGGCACCAGAGACCAGACCGTCGACTTCGCCTTTCTCCAACATCAGAGTGCCGAGCACCACGTTGTCTTCCAATTGCTCGCGGGCCACCACTTCGGTCATGCCTTTGCTTTTGCGCAGTTCAACCAGACGCGGAACATACTGCTCGCGCACAGCAACTGGATCGATGATTTCAACACCTTTGCCCAGCTCAACACCTTGAGCCGCCGCAACACGTTGAATCTCTTCTGGATTCCCTAACAGCACGCAAGTTGCGATGCCGCGTTCAGCACAGATAGAGGCTGCTTTCACGGTACGCGGCTCGTCGCCTTCTGGCAGCACGATACGTTTGCCCGCTTTACGCGCCAACTCAGTCAGCTCATAACGGAATGCTGGTGGAGACAGGCGACGTGAGCGCTCAGATGTGGCAGTCAGAGAATCAATCCATTCGCTGCTGATATGGCTGGCAACGTAGTTTTGCAGCTTCTCAATACGTTCATGGTCATCTGCTGGCACTTCTAGGTTGAAGCTTTGCAGGCTCAGAGAGGTCTGCCAAGTGTTGGTATCAACCATAAAGACTGGCAGGCCAGTTTGGAAGGCACGTTCACATAGACGTCTGATAGGCTCGTCAATGGCGTAGCCGCCAGTCAGCAGGATAGCGCCGATTTCAACGCCATTCATCGCCGCCAAGCAAGCAGAAACTAACACATCAGGGCGGTCTGCGGAGGTAACCAGCAGAGAACCCGGGCGGAAGTGTTCCAGCATGTGTGGGATGCTGCGAGCGCAGAAAGTCACCGATTTAACGCGGCGAGTTTTGATGTCACCTTCGTTAATAATGCGCGCATTCAAGTGCTTGCACATGTCGATTGCACGGGTCGCGATCAGCTCGAAACTCCAAGGCACACAGCCCAGAACTGGCAACGGGCTGTTGGCAAACAGCTGCTTTGGATCGATTTTAGCAACACTGGCCTTGGTTGAATCATCAAAGATTTCAGACAGGTCAGGGCGGGTGCGGCCTTGTTCATCCACCGGAGCATTCAGCTTATTAATGATAACGCCGGTGATATTTTTGTTTTTGCTGCCACCGAAGCTGGAACGTGCCAGTTCGATACGCTCTTTCAATTGGTCCGGTGAATCATTACCCAGCGAAATGACAAACACGATTTCGGCGTTCAGAGTTTTGGCGATTTCATAGTTCAGGGCATTAGCAAACTGATGTTTGCGAGTTGGCACTAAACCTTCCACCAGCACGACTTCAGCATCTTTGGTGTTTTCGTGGTAGCGGGCAACAATTTCTTCCATCAGCACGTCTTGCTGGTTGGAACTCAGCAACGCTTCCACATGATTCATATTCAGTGGCTCAGCAGCAGTGATGCTGGAGTTCGCGCGAATGATGGTGGTGGTTTGGTCAGGTGCATCGTTACCAGCGCGGGGCTGGGCGATTGGCTTGAATACGCTCAGGCGCACACCTTTTTGTTCCATGGAACGGATGACACCCAAGCTGACGCTGGTTAAACCAACGCTGGTGCCGGTAGGGATCAACATTATTGTACGGGACACGGCTAAACCTCTTTACGGTTGCTCGTTAGTCAAAAGCAACACCGCCAGCCTTGGCTGACGGTGTTAAGGATACTTACGCGGTTAGACGAGAGGCGTCTTGCGCGATAACCAACTCTTCGTTGGTTGGGATGACCAGAGCCAGGCGGCTGCCATCTTTGGTGATGGTGCCAGACTTACCAAAGCGTGCTGCCAGGTTACGCTCATGGTCAATTTCAAAGCCCAACAGGCCCAGTTTGTCCAACGTCAGTTCACGCACCATTGCGGCGTTTTCACCGATACCGCCGGTAAATACCACTGCATCCAGGCGACCATCCATCAGCGCAGTATAAGCACCGATGTATTTCGCCAAGCGGTGGCAGAATACATCCATAGCGCGGCGCGCATCTGCTTTGGTTTCATAATTATCTTCAACATAGCGGCAATCACTGGTGACTTCAGTCAGGCCCAGCAGGCCAGATTCTTTGGTTAACAGTTTGCTTATCTGTTCCATGCTCATGCCCATCGCATCATACAGATGGAAAATGATGGCCGGGTCGATATCACCACTACGAGTTCCCATGACCAGACCTTCCAGTGGCGTCAGGCCCATAGAAGTATCCACACATTTACCGTTACGAACCGCAGTCACTGAGCCGCCATTGCCTAAGTGACAAGTGATGACGTTCAGTTCTTCCAGTGGTTTGTTCAGGGTTTTTGCTGCTTCCTGACTGACATAGAAGTGGCTGGTGCCGTGTGCGCCATAGCGACGGATACCGTTTTCTTGGTATAAACGGTACGGCAGGGCATAGAGATAAGACTCTTCCGGCATGGTCTGATGGAAGGCAGTATCAAAAACGGCAACATTTTTATCAGCCAGATTCGGGAAGGATTTCAATGCTTCAGCGATACCGATCAGGTGTGCTGGGTTATGCAGTGGTGCAAACGGGATGGAATCTTTGATACCCTGAATAACTTCGTCGGTAACGATAGCTGATGCAGTAAATTTCTCGCCACCATGAACAATACGGTGGCCGATAGCGGTCAGCTGAGCGGAAAGCTCTGGTTTTTGTGCCAGAATAGTATTAACAATGAAATTCAGTGCTTCGCTGTGTGCTGCACCAGCACCCAATGCTGCTTCCTGTTTGCCGCCATCAATTTTCCATTTGATGCGGGCTTCCGGCAGGTGGAAACATTCGGCTAAACCAGAGAGGTGTTCTTCACCATTGGTCGCGTCGATGATAGCAAATTTTAGGGAAGAGCTACCGCAGTTAAGAACCAGTACTAGCTTACTCGACATGGAAGTACCTATTTATAGTCGTGTTCGATGTTTGTTTTTGATGTAACCGATGCTAATAATGCATCAAGCGGACAAAACAGCAAAAAACACGTGGTTA contains:
- a CDS encoding PTS sugar transporter subunit IIB is translated as MKITVVCGNGLGTSLMMEISIKNILKELAVSAEVDHVDLGSAKGTPSDIFVGTKDIAEQLVAQAVGGKIVALDNMVDKKAMKERLSVALTELGAL
- a CDS encoding PTS sugar transporter subunit IIA gives rise to the protein MLKTLLTPDVIQVVNHAKDWRDAIAISCQPLIDNGSIEAGYVEAIYRSHEAIGPYYVVGPGIAMPHARPEEGANKLSLALTIITEGVTFNAEGNDPVKLLIVLAATDSTSHIEVISQLAQLFDNDNDVQALLNAKTQQDILSVIARY
- a CDS encoding LacI family DNA-binding transcriptional regulator, producing the protein MEKTRKRRNTGRVTLSDVANYAGVGSMTVSRALRTPEQVSDKLREKIEQAVETLGYIPNRAAGALASGHSDIVAVLIPSLTDKASSQFMQALQQILNKNEFQLLLGCHEYNQRKEAEILMTLLQSSPAAVVIFGSQLADKTYQLLERANIPTVNVVGSYFKAAKITLEAAFFESAYELSRHLLARGYHNIGFIGAHMDNRLQRQQLNGWHKAMLKHYKNGDQTVTTPESASLQFGRYALTEILQRQPELDAVICSHEDIALGVLFECQRRLLKIPSGIAVACLDGSDSCDQTHPTLTSMRIDYKKMGKEAGKMLINMLDNDDDGEEQEPLSQSFSYKFELRQST
- the pta gene encoding phosphate acetyltransferase, producing the protein MLIPTGTSVGLTSVSLGVIRSMEQKGVRLSVFKPIAQPRAGNDAPDQTTTIIRANSSITAAEPLNMNHVEALLSSNQQDVLMEEIVARYHENTKDAEVVLVEGLVPTRKHQFANALNYEIAKTLNAEIVFVISLGNDSPDQLKERIELARSSFGGSKNKNITGVIINKLNAPVDEQGRTRPDLSEIFDDSTKASVAKIDPKQLFANSPLPVLGCVPWSFELIATRAIDMCKHLNARIINEGDIKTRRVKSVTFCARSIPHMLEHFRPGSLLVTSADRPDVLVSACLAAMNGVEIGAILLTGGYAIDEPIRRLCERAFQTGLPVFMVDTNTWQTSLSLQSFNLEVPADDHERIEKLQNYVASHISSEWIDSLTATSERSRRLSPPAFRYELTELARKAGKRIVLPEGDEPRTVKAASICAERGIATCVLLGNPEEIQRVAAAQGVELGKGVEIIDPVAVREQYVPRLVELRKSKGMTEVVAREQLEDNVVLGTLMLEKGEVDGLVSGAVHTTANTIRPPLQLIKTAPGSSLVSSVFFMLLPDQVLVYGDCAINPDPTAEQLSEIAIQSADSAAAFGIEPRVAMISYSTGNSGAGSDVEKVREATRLAQEKRPDLIIDGPLQYDAAIMADVAQSKAPNSPVAGKATVFIFPDLNTGNTTYKAVQRSADLISIGPMLQGMRKPVNDLSRGALVDDIVYTVALTAIQSAQADAS
- the ackA gene encoding acetate kinase, which gives rise to MSSKLVLVLNCGSSSLKFAIIDATNGEEHLSGLAECFHLPEARIKWKIDGGKQEAALGAGAAHSEALNFIVNTILAQKPELSAQLTAIGHRIVHGGEKFTASAIVTDEVIQGIKDSIPFAPLHNPAHLIGIAEALKSFPNLADKNVAVFDTAFHQTMPEESYLYALPYRLYQENGIRRYGAHGTSHFYVSQEAAKTLNKPLEELNVITCHLGNGGSVTAVRNGKCVDTSMGLTPLEGLVMGTRSGDIDPAIIFHLYDAMGMSMEQISKLLTKESGLLGLTEVTSDCRYVEDNYETKADARRAMDVFCHRLAKYIGAYTALMDGRLDAVVFTGGIGENAAMVRELTLDKLGLLGFEIDHERNLAARFGKSGTITKDGSRLALVIPTNEELVIAQDASRLTA